The Clostridium beijerinckii genomic sequence AGAAGATCAGGGGATGAGTTCTATACATTTTTATACGGATATGAAGATAAGTACGAAATTAGAAAAATTGTAAAAAGTATTCATTCTGGTATCGAGAATTCAGTACTTAAGTTACCTAATAATAGAGAATTGAAAGTTAGAATATCAACAGGGATAGCATGGTATCCACATGATGCTATAACTTTTAAGGATTTAGCTAAATATTCAGATTTCGCAATGTATAAAATTAAGAAAACAGTAAAAGGAAATATAAGTGAGTTTAACAAAGAAGAATATACTGAGGATTCTTTCTTGTTCAGCAGTCAAGAAGATTTAAATAAATTACTTGATGAAAAACTTATTAAGTATGCATTTCAGCCAATAATAGATGCAAGAACAGGAAAAATATTTGCGTATGAAGCTCTTATGCGTTCACAGTTAGAGTCCCTTAAAAATCCGCTTCATATAATAAAGCTTGCAACTGCTGATTCACGATTATATGAAATAGAGAAAATTACATTTTTTAAAGCTCTTGAGAGCTTTGTAAGGAATAAAGAGGAATTCAAGGATGCTAAACTTTTTATAAATTCTTTGCCAAACTATGTCTTATCATATGAGGATAGGAAGAGGTTTGAAGAATTGTATGGAGAACATCTTGATAGATTAGTAATAGAACTACTTGAAAATGAACGCTCTAATGGAGATAACATTTCTATAAAAAGAAAAGTAATTGAAAAGTGGAATGCCAAACTTGCTATTGATGATTTTGGCTCAGGATATAATAATGAAGCAGTATTGTTAGCAATTACACCAGATTATGTTAAAATAGATATGGAAATTGTAAGAGGAATTGATAAAGATTTAAATAGGCAGCAGATTTCAAAAAACCTCATATCTTATGCTAAACAAAGAAAAATTAAAGTTGTAGCTGAAGGGGTTGAAACAAGAGAAGAATTAACGAAACTTATAGAATTTGGAGTTGACTATCTCCAAGGATATTATTTTAGCAAACCAGAATTTACTCCACCTGAGATAAGTAAAGACTCAGTTATGGATATTCTGGAAATCAATAAAGAATTTAACACAAAATAAAACCAAGTCATATTTTGGGGGATAGATACGAATGGAAAAAGAAGTAGGCGCTAAAGTTGTTAATGGGAAAATAATAATAGCTGATGGGATAAATGGGGAAATTATAACTATAAAAGCTAAAGAAAATGTAAATCTATTTATTAATGATGTAGAATGTGAAAAGTTTAAACCATATGAAGTAAGTTCAAAAGATAAGATTACTTATAATTGCGAGACAACTCCTGCAAAGAGAGAAGTAAATATAACTATATCTGAAGATAAAATGAAAGCTTATATGACAGTGGAGTATATACCTAAGACTGAATACAAAATAAAGGACAGGGAATTTTACATAAATTTAGCTGTATCTACTGAAGTTCTGTTGAAAGAAGAACCTGAATACTTTACTGTTCAAGAGTTATATAAAAAACTAAAAGAAAAAGGAATAGTTTTTGGAATAAAGGAAGAATCTTTAGAATTGATCTTAAAAGGGTGCTCGAGTGAAGTTTTGGTCGCAGAAGGATTGGAGCCAGTTAAGGATACACCGAGTGAGGTAAAGTTGTTTTTTACACCAACTCAAATGGTTTTTCCAGAACCAGATTCTAATGAGAAAGTAGACTTTAAAAATTTATTTAGAATTTCCAATGTTAATGCTGGAGATAAAATCGCAGAAATAATCCCTGAGATTCCGGGAAAGAATGGAATGAATATTTTGGGTAAAGTTATAGAGCGTGAATATATTCGAAGCTTACCAATTGATGCATCAAAAGGATGTAAGATTGAAAATAATCATATTATATCTCTTATTGATGGAAAAGCACATATTGCTAATAGAAGTGTAAGCGTAAATCCTATTTACACCGTAGAATCAGTAAATATGGAAACTTGCAACATTAAATTTTATGGAGATGTAGAAGTTTATGATAGCGTACAGGATAATATGTTTATTAGCGCTGGAGGTTCATTAGATGTAAGTCAAAATGTTAATATGGCTAATGTTGTTACAGGTGGAGAAATAACAATCTTAGGAAACACAATTAATTCAAAGATATTATCAGGACAAGTAGATATAAGAAAAAAAGAATATTCAGATGTACTTACTGAATTTAAAAATATTTTAGTTAGTATGATAGAGTATATTAACGGATTGAATCTACAAAATTTTGAAAGAAAAGATTTTGTAAAGACACTGACTGAGAAGAATTTTGGGAATTTTCAAAAAGTAGCATTAAATATAATTTCTTTAAATATAAAAAATAAAACAAAACGCAGCAAACTTGTAGATTTTATAAAAGGAAAGATATTAGGACTTAATATCTTGGAAATAAAGTCAATTTATGATCTAAAAACTTTACTTAACATATTGGATAATGAAATAGATTATTATGATAAGAATATAATAGTCCCCCTAGATATTCGGATTGGTTATTGTCAAGAATGCGAGATAAAATCTACAGGAAATATTATCATAGGTGGTAAAGGTGAATATACTTCAAAGTTAACTGCAATGAAGGATATAATTTTTACAAGATCTGATTCGGTGGCCAGAGGGGGAGTCTTATCTGCCGGTCAAAATATAAGTTTAGGAGTAGTAGGGAGCAGAGCATATATACCTACAACGTTAATGGTACCACAGTATGGGAGAATAACTGCTGCTAAAGCATATACAAACACAGTATTTTGCTTTGGTAGGACAAAGGTTACATTGGATGAAGATCTGAAAAATATTAATGTATATTTTAATAGTGAGAAAAGGGCAATTGAATTTGGTAAAACGGCACTGTAAAACTACCTACTCTAAAAATATAAAAAATATAGGGTATGATGGTTCGAAAGAATATGTTTGTTTTAAAAGAATTTTTGGAGAAAATTAAAGAATTATAAAAATAATAAGTAAGTATTTGTCTAAAAAATATATATGTGATATAATAAGTCAACAGTTCATACAAAAGACTCGTATATTTCCGATATTATGGTTGGAAAGTCTCTACCTGCTATCCGTAAATTAGCAGACTACGAGGTAGTGTTTTAGTGCTAAGTATTATTATATTCGCATATAAATACAACACCTCAGCTTTAAGATGGGGTGTTGTATTTTTTTGAAAACTTTTCTGAATATATGTATAAAGAATTTGCGTGTCTATGTATGATTAAATTTTACATAGGGAGATTGAAAGAAAATGGAATTAAGTAACAAAGAGATTTTAATCGAAGATTTGGACTGTAAAAATGAAGAAATTAGCGAGCTTCTTTATGGAGTTGAAGACAAGCCTAATTTATCTACACAAATTTTGCTAGGATTTCAGCACATATTTGCTGCGTTTGGAGGAATTATAGTAGTTCCATTAGTTATTTCTAGTGCATTAGGTTTTGATATAGTTACATCAACAGCACTTATGAGTGCAACTATATTGTCAGCTGGGATAGCAACTTTTATTCAATCGAAAGGTATTGGTCCTGTTGGTGCAAGAGTTGCATGTATAATGGGAACAGATTTTACATTTGTAGCACCATCAATTGCAATTGGGAGTATTTACGGACTTCCAGGAATATTAGGTGGGACAATACTTGGGTCATTAGTCGGAATAGGTTTAAGCTTTGTAATACGACCTATGATGAAATTATTTCCACCACTTGTTACAGGAACAGTGATAACATTGATAGGACTAACTCTATTACCTGTATCGATGGATTGGGCTGCTGGTGGTAGTGGTTCGCCTAATTATGGAAACTTAACTAATATTTCAATTGCTATGATTGTAATGATTATAACTTTATTGTTAAACAGATATGGAAAGGGATTAGTAAGCAGTGCCTCAATATTAATTGGAATGGCAATTGGATACATTGTTTGTATTCCTCTTGGAATGGTTGATTTTTCATCAGTAAGTTCAGCGAGTTTTATATCATTTCCAAAGATATTTGAGCATGGAGTTAATTTTGATCCTAAATTAGTACTTCCATTTATTCCTGCTTATTTTGTTACAACAATTGGAACAGTAGGATGTTTAAAAGCTATTGGAGAAGTTTCAAAGGTTGAAATGGGCGATAAGAGAATTGGAGCAGGAGTATTATCTGATGGACTTGGAAGCATGCTTGCAGGTATTCTTGGAACTTTCCCTAATACATGTTTCAGTCAAAATGTAGGTTTAATTCCGTTAACAAAAGTAGCAAGTAAATATGTGGCTATGATGGCTGGAATAATACTCGTAATACTAGGGTTTTTACCAAAATTTGCAGCACTAATAAATATAATGCCTCAACCAGTTTTGGGTGGAGTAGGTATTGTAATGTTTGGTACAGTTGCGGCATCGGGTATTAAGACTTTAAGCAGAGTCGAATTAAATAACCGTAATTTATTAATAATAGCAACAGCAATTGGACTTGGTGTTGGAATTACATTCCGTCCTGAGTTTATAAGTCAATTACCAGAAGGTCTTAAAATGATTTTCTCATCAGGTATTTCGACTGGAACTATTGCAGCGCTAATATTAAATTTATTATTAAAACAAGAAAAGAGTGGAGTAGAATAGAATGGAAAGCTTACATAAAAGAATTTTAGAAGAAGGACAAGCAATGTCAGAAAATGTACTGAAAGTTGATTCATTTTTAAATCATCAAGTGGATCCGGAATTAATGTACGAAATGGGTACATACTTTAAAAATTACTTTGAGAATCATAAAATAACAAAGGTGTTTACAATTGAAAGTTCTGGTATAGCACCTGCTGTGATGACTGCAATGCAAATGAATTTGCCTATGGTTACTCTAAAAAAGCAAAACTCAAAAATACTGAATGGTGATGTTTATCAAACAACTGTACATTCATTTACTAAAAGTTTAGATTATGAGTTGACATTATCTAAAAAATATATAAATGATGAAGATAATATATTAGTTATAGATGATTTTTTAGCAAATGGCGAAGCGGCACTTGGGGCTGCACGTTTGATAGAAGAAGCTGGAGCAAAAGTAGCAGGAATAGGAATAGTAATAGAAAAGTCATTTCAAAAAGGTGCTCAAATGCTTAAGGATAAAGGATATGATGTATACTCTTTGGCAAGAATAGCGAAACTATCAAAAGGTATAATAGAATTTGCTAAATAAAGTATTTTTATTACAAAGTAAAAATTAAATTATATTTATTATAGATACCCAACTTTAAAACTAGATTTATGTGATAACTTACCGAAATCATAAATATTTTGATTCCGAAAAGCTATGAAAATATCGCTGAAGATTCTAAGCAGCAGGTGTATCCACTTTAGCATGCTCCAACTTTCAGTTTGACAAGCTAAAATGGAACAACCTACAGCTAAGAACCTTTAACAGCTCATTTTCAAATGTTTTCTCCGCAAATATATTTATAATTTCTAGTGAAGATATAAACTTAAAGTTTTAGCAATTTTGTAAATATGTTAATCAATAAGTCGAATTTTTAAATTGTTTATCTATAGCATTTTAAAGAGTGTCTAATAAAGATCTTATAAATTAGAGTTGTTCAATTTTGCATAATACAAGCAAAGTTGAACAACTTTTAATATTTTACAGAGCATTTAAATTATCTAATAGTCATTGGGAGTGTCGCAAAATGATTAAATTTTAATCAGGAGCGATGCTCATTTTCGGTTTAAGCCAGCAAATCTCCAAATATTTGAAATACAATATTAATTATTTAAAGAATTCTGATTTTTAAGCACACTAAAATAAGCCTAGTTAATTTATTCCATAATTAGGCAGTAGGTTTCAATTCATGAAGATGATTCTGAGTTTTTTCATTTTGTATTTTTGAATGTAATTTGTTAATATTATAACCAAAACAAAGCAAAATAAATTCAGTTTGAACGCTATTTTTTCCACGTGTTAAAAATCTATTGAATTCATAATCACTTTTTAGAACTCCAAATGCTCCTTCGACCTGAATAGATCTATTCATTCTTAATTTAGTTCCAAATTCAGTTGTAATATTTTTATAGGATATTTCACGCTTTTCCACAAAAGTTTTTGAAACCTGCATTTTTCTATTTCCTTTTGCTTTTGTGCATTTTACTTTGTAATCGCAATTATCACAGTTTTCGCATTCATACACAGTTACTTCTGATTTGTATCCACTTGCGGATTTTCTATAAATAATAGAGGTAGGTATTAATTTTCTATTGTTATGACAAATATAAAAATCCGATTCAGCATCATATTTCATATTTTCGCGCTTACTTATATCATTTTTAAAACTTCTTTTTTTCCACTTCTCATAAGTTTGTGGTTTTATATAAGGAGTTTGCTTATTTGATTCTAAGAATAAATAGTTTTCTTCGCTTTCATAACCTGAGTCTGCAATTATATTAAGATATTTACGACCAATTTTTTCTTTCATATTATTAAGCATAGGTATTAATGTTGCTATATCATTTCTATCATCAAATATTCCGACGCCGGTTACGTATTCACTTTCAACTGCGATTTGCACATTATATGCAGGTTTTAATTGACTATTTCTCATATGATCATCTTTCATATGCATGAAAGTTGCGTCTGGATCAGTTTTAGAATAACTATTTCTTTTTGAAAATATTTTTTTACTCAAATTATATTTTTCTTCTCTCTCTTTATATTCAGATAGTTGCTCTGTCCACTTTTGAATTTTGGTTTTTCTTTTACCAATTCCATGAACAAACTCTATGTTTCTTTTTTCTTTTTTCATATTCAAGCCATTGAAGAATTTTATCAATATCATCTATTAATGTTTCTTTCTGAACAGTAAATTTTTTTAATTCTCCAAGGTTAATATTTTCTAAAAGAACAAGAATTTTATCAAACATTTTTTCTTCATTTTTTAAAATAGTTTTTTTCCAAACAAATGTATAACGATTAGCATTCGCTTCGATTTTAGTACCATCAATAAATGCATTTTCAAATAGTATTTCATTTTGATTTGCTAAATAATTAACTTGTTGATAAAATAAATCTTCAATTACCTCATTTGAAATATAGTCTTTACGAAATCTACTGATTGTAGCATGATCCGGTGCCTTATAACATTGAAGTAACCACTTAAAATTTATATCTCTTTTGCATGCTTTTTCGATTTTCCTGCTTGAATAAATATTTTGAGAATAAGCATATGATATTATTTTGAACATAATTTTAGGTTCCACTGCCGGTTTTCTTCCAACGGAAGAGTACGCCTTATACAACTTCGTGTAATCTAATCCCTCCAATACATGGCTTAGCAAGCGGACTGAATCATCTGATGGTATTAAATTTTCTAGATTTAATGGTAATATAAGTTGAAAATTATCATTAATCTCAGTATAATCTTTATTGTGTAATTTGGTTTTTAGCATAAGTAAATTATACAATGAATGTGAGTTCTTCGGAATTCACATTTTTTATATCTAAAAAAATGAGCCGCTACAAAACTAACTATGTTAGTTTTGCAACAGCCCCTTCAATGGAATTCATTTTTTTGTGTTTAATATACACAAGATATAAAATAAAATACTTTATCGGGATAAAGGGAGTATAGTACTTTCTTAAATCAATTATTGATTTATGTCATTCTAAAAAGTAAAATAGATATATAATTAATTTCCAATATATGAAATTCTTTATTGGAAAGCTATATAAAATAAAAAGGAGACAAAGATATGAAAGCTT encodes the following:
- a CDS encoding DUF342 domain-containing protein, whose protein sequence is MEKEVGAKVVNGKIIIADGINGEIITIKAKENVNLFINDVECEKFKPYEVSSKDKITYNCETTPAKREVNITISEDKMKAYMTVEYIPKTEYKIKDREFYINLAVSTEVLLKEEPEYFTVQELYKKLKEKGIVFGIKEESLELILKGCSSEVLVAEGLEPVKDTPSEVKLFFTPTQMVFPEPDSNEKVDFKNLFRISNVNAGDKIAEIIPEIPGKNGMNILGKVIEREYIRSLPIDASKGCKIENNHIISLIDGKAHIANRSVSVNPIYTVESVNMETCNIKFYGDVEVYDSVQDNMFISAGGSLDVSQNVNMANVVTGGEITILGNTINSKILSGQVDIRKKEYSDVLTEFKNILVSMIEYINGLNLQNFERKDFVKTLTEKNFGNFQKVALNIISLNIKNKTKRSKLVDFIKGKILGLNILEIKSIYDLKTLLNILDNEIDYYDKNIIVPLDIRIGYCQECEIKSTGNIIIGGKGEYTSKLTAMKDIIFTRSDSVARGGVLSAGQNISLGVVGSRAYIPTTLMVPQYGRITAAKAYTNTVFCFGRTKVTLDEDLKNINVYFNSEKRAIEFGKTAL
- a CDS encoding xanthine phosphoribosyltransferase; the encoded protein is MESLHKRILEEGQAMSENVLKVDSFLNHQVDPELMYEMGTYFKNYFENHKITKVFTIESSGIAPAVMTAMQMNLPMVTLKKQNSKILNGDVYQTTVHSFTKSLDYELTLSKKYINDEDNILVIDDFLANGEAALGAARLIEEAGAKVAGIGIVIEKSFQKGAQMLKDKGYDVYSLARIAKLSKGIIEFAK
- a CDS encoding nucleobase:cation symporter-2 family protein, coding for MELSNKEILIEDLDCKNEEISELLYGVEDKPNLSTQILLGFQHIFAAFGGIIVVPLVISSALGFDIVTSTALMSATILSAGIATFIQSKGIGPVGARVACIMGTDFTFVAPSIAIGSIYGLPGILGGTILGSLVGIGLSFVIRPMMKLFPPLVTGTVITLIGLTLLPVSMDWAAGGSGSPNYGNLTNISIAMIVMIITLLLNRYGKGLVSSASILIGMAIGYIVCIPLGMVDFSSVSSASFISFPKIFEHGVNFDPKLVLPFIPAYFVTTIGTVGCLKAIGEVSKVEMGDKRIGAGVLSDGLGSMLAGILGTFPNTCFSQNVGLIPLTKVASKYVAMMAGIILVILGFLPKFAALINIMPQPVLGGVGIVMFGTVAASGIKTLSRVELNNRNLLIIATAIGLGVGITFRPEFISQLPEGLKMIFSSGISTGTIAALILNLLLKQEKSGVE